A region of the Methyloprofundus sedimenti genome:
CTCGATCCAGATCGGGATTGTCCATTCCGGTTGCTTTATATTCAGCTTCATTTTTACGCATTAATTCACGCGGTTGCATATCAAGCAACTGCAAAATGGCATCTAATTCTTCCGCTGTTGGTGGCGTTTTTAAATATTCAATGACTTCAGCTTGTACGCCGTTTTCTTCCAATAATTGTAGTGTTTGACGTGATTTACTGCATCTTGGGTTATGGTAAATTTTTACGCTCATGGTTTTATCCAGACAAAAATTAAAAAACCTATAATAGCACACACAGGGGGAGTTTAGCCCTTATAAACAATGTGTAGAATGGCATGAAATTTTTACAGAAACCTGGTGTCCGGCAGACCTTAATGGACTGGAAAAATTATTGTTGATCGGTTAATCCGGTTTACTGCGCATGCTAGTTATCAGTGCCTGTTGGTAAAATAAATAATAGCTCAGCATCATCAGGCTACGAATAAGCATAAACACGCTTAATGCCAGCCACAATCCATGGTTGCCCAAAGCTTGAGTGCAATACCAGGTAGGTAGAAAAACCAAAAACAGCGCAAGTAAAATACAATCACGCATTTGCCTGGATAAAGTTGCTCCGATAAAGACGCCATCCATTAGAAAACTGCTAAAAGATATTAGCGGTAAGACGATCAGCCAGGGTAAATACTCATAGGCTGGTTCACGTACTTCGGTTAAATGAGTCAAAGCATTGATAATGTCTTTCCCTGCGTAACTAAATATGAGTGTAAATAGCAGCGCAATAAGCAAAGACCATAAGCCTGTGGTCTTTAGCGATTGTTGAAACAGGCGCTTATTGTTTGCCCCTAAAGCACGACCAATCAAGGCTTCTGCTGCATGAGCAAAGCCATCTAAAGCATATGCCATAAACGTCTGAAAATTCATTAAAACAGCATTGGCCGCTAAAATAGCACTCCCAAATTTTTCACCTTGTACGGTAAAAAAACTAAAGGTAAAAATTAAACACAGAGTACGCACAAACAAATGACTATTCATCAAGAGCATGGGTTTAATCTTGTCGAGTTGAAACAGATAAGACCATGACAGGGAACGAGAACACTGGGGAATACTCCGCGCGACCAGGATAATCCCAAGAATTAAGCCGGCATATTCAGCCAATACCGAGGCCAGTGCAACGCCTGCGGAATTCATGCCGTAGTGCACGACAAACAGCAGGTCTAAGCAAATATTACATAAATTAACCGTGACTACGATAAATAAAGGACTCTTAGTATTTTGCCTGCCTAAAAACCAGCCTAAAATCACATACTGACATAACGTTGCAGGAGCGCTCCAGATACGTATATAAAAATATTGCTGTGCCAAAGGCTCGATACTATAGTCACAATTAATCAGGTAAAAGCTAAACGCAGCAATGGGCTGTTGAAATAAAAGAATCAGTAGGGAAATACTGAGAGCAAGAACAATAGCGCGAACTAGTATAGCTTTTAATGCGAGTGAATCATTAGCCCCAAAAGCTTGAGCACTAAGCCCTGAGGTGCCCATGCGTAAAAAGCCAAAACTCCAAAAAATAAAACTGAAAATCAGCCCGGCAAGCGCGACAGCGGCCAGGAAGTCGGCATTATCCAGATGCCCCATAACAGCGGTATCAACCAGGCCCAATAAGGGCGTAGAGATATTGGCAATTATCATTGGTAGAGCAAGTTGCCAGACCTGCCGATGATTAAAGTGCCGGTTATTCAAAAGTGATAAAGAACGTTATGGAAAAGCCGCTGCTAAATAGCATCAATACCAAATATTCTGCGATATAAAACCCCATGTAAAGCAACAAAAAAAGGCACTGCCCAGATCAAACCGATGCCAAAAGGTATCAGGCTGATCAAGTAAATTATCCCTATCATGACATAAATGAAAAAAATCTTGAACCAGTGTTGATGTACCGCTTTGCGTGAAGTTTCCATTGCTTGCCAAAAATCCATGCCTTTTTCAATAATCAGTGGCAAAGTAAAAATATAAGCAATACAAAGATAAATACCAGGAATAACTAATAACATAAAGCCTAGCATAACCAACAGAGATGCAAAGCAGGCTGCAATAATAATAGGCAGGCTGTAACTGAAATAAGAAAAAGCCAAATTAAAATCAACAGCGGCATCTACCGCGCGATATAGACCCATCATTAAAACGCCTGCAAAAAGCGGATAGCTGGCCAATGATATAAGAAAGTTAAAAACACCCGTTAAGATAGATGCAAAAGCTGGATCTACCATGTTAAATAAGTTCATTAGCAAGATAGAGCCAACACTTATTGCGGTAAGTGCCAAAAAAATGATTAGAACAGCACCTAAAACAGGCGCTTTGAAACCAGAAGTTCGCTGCCAGGCTTCCTGAAAAACTTCCGAGACAGTAAAATCATAAGGAGCAGCAATGCCCTCTTGCAGACTACCTGATACTGGTTTCATATGTTGATTTGTTTGCATAAATGACCCTCAAGCAATAACTATAAAGTATTGAGTGTAGTGCAAAATGATAAAAATAAAATGCAAGTTATACTTCGCACGGCCTCATATGCAGTTTTCTAGCGGCCAGTTATAGCCGATAGCTATATTACTGAAAATAGTTTCATAGCTTCTTGCTATGCATCTGTTTTAGCGCCTTTCTCTCGACTAAAATCAATTCGTTATACAACCGTATCCGTGACTGCGCGAAGTATAATACCGATGGTGAAAAAGCAAACCTGGATGAGCCCGGCAATTTATTTTATCCGGTGAGAGATAAATAAATCATAAAAAAGGTTGCGGACTTAAAAAAAAATTGTATAATATTCGAATCATCTAAGGGGTCCTTAGCTCAGCTGGTAGAGCACCGCACTTTTAATGCGATGGTCGTGCGTTCGAATCGCACAGGACCCACCACTTAGAAACCTTGTATATCAAGGGACTCAAAGACATTGCCCGTCGAGTTGAAGCAGAACAAAAGTAGAAAGGCGTAAATTTAGGCGCACTTCTGCATAACTGCTCTAATGAGGTGGCGTAATGAACCAACAAAAAAAATCAAACATAGTCCAATACTGGGCTGATAGTCATTTAGTTGTTTCTGGTAATCAATACCAATTAATCGACAACGAAACTCAAAAAATATTATTCAAATGTACTGCTAAGTCTGATCTTGAGGCTAGTAAAAAATGCTGTGCTTTTCTTCGTTATGGAAATGCTAAGCAGCCCAATAAATTCAAATTACATAAAGCACCATCTAATGTAATGTCATTGCCATTTGTGACTAAAAGCAAAGCAGGCCGAGATTGGTTTAATATTCCTGTGACGGGTGATTATGCAATCGACTGCAGCACTGGAGTCGATTGTGCAGCAATGCTTATTAAAGCAATGCGTGATGACAAAGGTTATTGTGGCGGAAACCTGCAGCTCATCGTTTTATCACTTTTAAATCGTAAAGAAACTAAACAAGAATTACACGGCATTATTGTTGGGTTCTTCTCTCAACTTGATGTGTGGCTTCAACTATCAGCAACTCATGGTGGTAAAGGACTAGATAATATTTCTTATGAGCAATTCATAGAAAAAGTATCATCATGCTTAAAAGAGGTCGCGTAATGGCTTACATCAGACCTTTAAAAAATGGTAACTTCCGTGCTGACATAC
Encoded here:
- the arsC gene encoding arsenate reductase (glutaredoxin) (This arsenate reductase requires both glutathione and glutaredoxin to convert arsenate to arsenite, after which the efflux transporter formed by ArsA and ArsB can extrude the arsenite from the cell, providing resistance.); this encodes MSVKIYHNPRCSKSRQTLQLLEENGVQAEVIEYLKTPPTAEELDAILQLLDMQPRELMRKNEAEYKATGMDNPDLDRDALIAGMVNTPKLIERPIVLANGKAAVGRPPESVLAIL
- a CDS encoding MATE family efflux transporter is translated as MIIANISTPLLGLVDTAVMGHLDNADFLAAVALAGLIFSFIFWSFGFLRMGTSGLSAQAFGANDSLALKAILVRAIVLALSISLLILLFQQPIAAFSFYLINCDYSIEPLAQQYFYIRIWSAPATLCQYVILGWFLGRQNTKSPLFIVVTVNLCNICLDLLFVVHYGMNSAGVALASVLAEYAGLILGIILVARSIPQCSRSLSWSYLFQLDKIKPMLLMNSHLFVRTLCLIFTFSFFTVQGEKFGSAILAANAVLMNFQTFMAYALDGFAHAAEALIGRALGANNKRLFQQSLKTTGLWSLLIALLFTLIFSYAGKDIINALTHLTEVREPAYEYLPWLIVLPLISFSSFLMDGVFIGATLSRQMRDCILLALFLVFLPTWYCTQALGNHGLWLALSVFMLIRSLMMLSYYLFYQQALITSMRSKPD
- a CDS encoding glycerophosphoryl diester phosphodiesterase membrane domain-containing protein; amino-acid sequence: MQTNQHMKPVSGSLQEGIAAPYDFTVSEVFQEAWQRTSGFKAPVLGAVLIIFLALTAISVGSILLMNLFNMVDPAFASILTGVFNFLISLASYPLFAGVLMMGLYRAVDAAVDFNLAFSYFSYSLPIIIAACFASLLVMLGFMLLVIPGIYLCIAYIFTLPLIIEKGMDFWQAMETSRKAVHQHWFKIFFIYVMIGIIYLISLIPFGIGLIWAVPFFVALHGVLYRRIFGIDAI